One region of Quercus lobata isolate SW786 chromosome 2, ValleyOak3.0 Primary Assembly, whole genome shotgun sequence genomic DNA includes:
- the LOC115976327 gene encoding uncharacterized protein LOC115976327 — translation MMSETEFHGSSSVAAASTTTTTTPLLPHYHSQHQQHQFLSHGSVTVNPQPQPQHQQHQQSLSLAQRMQADTCFRCHQQGHWAIYCPFKTPPSKSEPSTSTPSPTRALDLPLLRCRCGRYCLIRVAQTDKNPGRKFYTCPGVNGTKCKFFKWCDEVKTNGGAKTCFCRAGPCAWDMMTSGPNAGRGYFVCRVPKGQGACHFLQWEDTQEITTINDLVDESKHGISVDSTSTSHELVTKMGDLSINNLKRKFDSLEMENPQHLPTSVAVHEHFEKDQEPVIERSEHDETSENLTSTKYIDPSRVEDSSNLQDLVVLEVELSSIMKKSLLTTHLTSQAEIHCGQAEFWRQITAAGDTSTEVTDCISQILGLHILGWLGRLAFPPPRCLLVLPPRPLSCGVFPNFDSISVPRDKDVSNCEGSADLHHSPSIVEFDETSSQISCRDTQSSSELSIPKSPPALLKGSVTTLNVDVLEQTVLHVQNQLLTHLESMNPLEHESMTQVVESTFIVLDRLLVNYTPFQERVKEFIACASSFADIEQSINNEHSFQELMERYHSEKVRYDDISRIHDEIMTAFTDTNQRLHSLREEASCVKELLLRIENQLSSCEAETKELETRVGDVSRDMLESQKSLQTASQEAEEATKLCHQREQKRNAAKAALEMARIKLRQ, via the exons atgaTGTCTGAAACCGAGTTCCATGGTTCAAGCTCTGTTGCTGCtgcttctactactactactactactccATTATTACCCCATTATCACTCTCAGCATCAGCAACACCAATTCCTTAGCCATGGGAGTGTGACTGTGAACCCTCAGCCTCAGCCGCAGCATCAACAACACCAACAAAGCCTTTCACTTGCACAGAGAATGCAAGCAGACACATGCTTCCGCTGCCATCAGCAAGGTCACTGGGCTATATATTGTCCCTTCAAAACCCCACCCAGCAAATCTGAGCCGTCCACTTCCACTCCCAGCCCCACCAGAGCTCTTGATCTCCCCCTCCTTCGCTGCCGTTGTGGCCGGTACTGTCTCATTCGGGTTGCTCAAACCGACAAGAACCCCGGCAGGAAGTTCTACACTTGCCCTGGTGTTAAT GGTACCAAATGTAAGTTCTTTAAGTGGTGTGACGAAGTCAAAACAAATGGTGGAGCCAAAACGTGTTTTTGTCGAGCTGGGCCCTGTGCATGGGATATGATGACAAGTGGTCCCAATGCGGGTCGGGGCTACTTTGTCTGCAGAGTCCCCAAG GGACAAGGAGCTTGTCATTTCCTTCAATGGGAGGATACTCAagaaattaccacaattaatgATCTTGTAGATGAAAGCAAACATGGCATATCTGTAGATTCTACTTCAACAAGCCATGAGTTAGTCACTAAAATGGGTGATTTGagtattaataatttaaagagGAAGTTTGATTCACTAGAGATGGAAAATCCTCAACATCTCCCAACTTCTGTGGCTGTACATGAACATTTTGAGAAAGATCAAGAGCCTGTCATAGAGAGGAGTGAACATGATGAGACTTCAGAGAATTTAACATCTACAAAGTATATTGATCCATCACGAGTTGAGGACTCTTCAAATCTCCAAGACCTAGTTGTGCTGGAGGTTGAGTTGAGTTCCATTATGAAGAAATCACTCCTAACTACCCATCTGACATCTCAGGCTGAGATTCATTGCGGACAGGCTGAGTTCTGGAGGCAGATTACTGCTGCTGGAGACACTTCTACTGAAG tGACAGATTGTATAAGTCAAATTTTAGGACTTCATATTCTGGGTTGGTTGGGCCGGCTTGCTTTCCCTCCTCCTCGATGTTTATTAGTTCTTCCACCTCGGCCTCTCTCTTGCG GTGTTTTCCCTAATTTTGATTCCATATCTGTTCCTCGAGATAAAGATGTGTCCAATTGTGAAGGCTCTGCTGACCTGCATCATAGCCCTTCAATTGTTGAATTTGATGAGACATCATCACAAATATCTTGTCGTGACACTCAGTCTTCGAGTGAATTGTCAATCCCCAAGAGTCCTCCTGCTTTGCTAAAAGGCAGCGTAACAACTTTAAACGTGGATGTGCTTGAGCAGACAGTGTTGCATGTTCAAAATCAGCTTCTTACCCATCTCGAATCAATGAATCCGCTTGAACACGAGTCCATGACACAGGTGGTGGAATCTACTTTTATCGTTTTGGATCGTCTATTAGTTAATTATACACCTTTTCAAGAGCGTGTGAAGGAGTTCATTGCCTGTGCATCATCATTTGCTGATATAGAGCAGTCTATCAACAACGAACATTCTTTTCAAGAGTTGATGGAGCGGTACCATAGTGAGAAAGTAAGGTATGATGATATTTCTCGCATCCACGATGAAATAATGACCGCATTTACAGACACCAATCAGCGTCTTCACTCACTTCGTGAAGAGGCTTCCTGTGTCAAAGAGTTGCTTCTTCGAATTGAGAATCAATTGTCCAGTTGTGAGGCTGAGACGAAGGAGCTAGAGACTCGTGTAGGTGATGTTTCTAGGGATATGTTGGAGTCTCAAAAGAGTTTGCAGACTGCATCTCAGGAAGCAGAAGAGGCAACAAAACTTTGTCATCAAAGGGAGCAAAAGCGTAATGCAGCCAAGGCAGCCTTAGAGATGGCAAGGATTAAGCTTCGGCAGTGA